The Aureispira anguillae genome contains a region encoding:
- a CDS encoding aminotransferase class V-fold PLP-dependent enzyme, which yields MKELIYLNNAATSFPKPPNVLQAVNASLMVPPIHALRNGFGSGSNSLSKECRTILAQLFNVPHSEQIVFTSGATESLNLAIKGLELEGKHIITSNMEHNSVLRLLKTLERNQTINLSIVPSNSLGQINWNAIKNELRPTTAAVILNHCSNVTGALNDLKTIGTALAKKNIPFIVDASQSAGLYPIDVQEMQIDILAFTGHKALYGIAGIGGIYIKKGLHLKPLKIGGTGSKSDYLYQPSSLPIYYEAGTPNYLGITSLYEGVKFIKTTGIEHIRQKIQHYVYQIRHFLAQYPNVISYPNTAHYSFQSTLLSFSVQGLEVSDIGYLLEQNYNIVVRTGLHCAPLIHESIGSAPYGTVRISPSFFTTEAEINSFLQAMKEILTLTI from the coding sequence ATGAAGGAATTAATTTATTTGAACAATGCTGCCACCAGTTTTCCTAAACCGCCTAATGTATTGCAGGCGGTCAATGCGTCATTGATGGTTCCGCCGATTCATGCTCTTCGCAACGGCTTTGGCTCTGGTTCTAATTCATTGAGCAAGGAGTGTCGAACAATCCTTGCTCAATTGTTTAACGTTCCTCATTCCGAGCAGATTGTTTTTACTTCTGGCGCTACCGAGTCTCTAAATTTAGCGATCAAGGGGCTAGAACTTGAAGGTAAACATATTATTACTTCCAATATGGAACATAATTCTGTCCTGAGATTGTTAAAAACACTAGAACGGAACCAAACAATTAACCTAAGTATTGTCCCAAGCAATTCTCTTGGGCAAATCAATTGGAACGCCATAAAAAATGAGCTTCGCCCTACAACTGCCGCTGTAATTCTCAATCATTGTTCTAATGTAACGGGTGCTCTTAATGATCTCAAAACCATCGGTACAGCACTCGCAAAAAAAAATATCCCGTTTATTGTTGATGCCTCTCAAAGTGCAGGCTTGTATCCTATTGATGTTCAAGAAATGCAAATTGATATTCTAGCATTTACGGGACACAAGGCTTTGTATGGCATCGCTGGAATAGGAGGTATTTATATAAAAAAAGGGCTTCACTTAAAACCACTTAAAATTGGCGGGACAGGTTCTAAAAGTGATTATTTGTATCAACCAAGCAGCCTGCCTATTTATTATGAAGCAGGTACTCCTAATTACCTAGGGATCACTTCACTCTACGAAGGGGTTAAATTTATTAAGACAACAGGAATAGAGCATATTCGCCAAAAAATACAGCACTATGTTTACCAAATAAGGCATTTTTTAGCTCAGTATCCTAATGTTATATCTTACCCCAATACGGCGCATTATTCATTCCAGTCCACCTTATTGTCTTTTTCTGTTCAGGGGTTGGAGGTTTCAGACATTGGTTATTTATTGGAGCAAAACTATAATATTGTTGTTCGAACAGGCTTACATTGTGCTCCTCTTATCCACGAATCTATTGGCTCTGCCCCTTATGGTACCGTTAGAATAAGCCCTTCTTTTTTTACAACAGAAGCGGAAATTAACTCCTTTCTTCAAGCTATGAAAGAAATATTAACCTTAACCATTTAA